In Cucurbita pepo subsp. pepo cultivar mu-cu-16 chromosome LG10, ASM280686v2, whole genome shotgun sequence, the DNA window ggcttggactgttagaaatggtatcagagtcaggcaccaggtggtgtgccaacaagaacgctggcccctaagggggtggattgtgagatctcacatcggttgaaaaagggtacaaagcattccttataagggtgtggaaacctctgcctaacagacgcgttttaaaacattgagaggaagcccaaaagcaaaagcccaaagaggacaatatctctaacaatgggcttgggctgttacaaatagtatcagagccagacaccgggcggtgtgccaacgaggatgctggcccccggtgaatttgtgagatcccacaacagttggagaggggaacaatgcattccttataagggtgtgaaaaaacctctccctaacagacacgttttaaaacattgagagaaagcccaaaagggaaagcccaacgaggataatatcggctaacagtgggcttgggctgttacaaatagtatcagagccagacaccgggcggtgtgccaacgaggatgctgggcccccggtaaatttgtgagatcccacaccagttggagagggaaacaaagcattccttataagagtgtggaaaaacctctctctaacagacacgttttaaaacattgaggggGAGACCAAAAGGTaaagccaaaagaggacagtatctgctgGCAGGGCTTGAGCTATGACAGTAAACCTCAACGATACTAAATCTAATATTAACTAAATTGTATGTAGCTTACGTTGCTATATACTAAGGCTTGGGAGCTAAACCGTTACGAAATTGAAGGTATCGGGACTAAATCAAATGTGTTTTAACCTTTCGTTTCGTCTTTTCATCGGTTTGTTTCGGTGCAAATACACAAGTATTAGATGGAATCATTAATCTAAAGCTTACCCCAGATGCAAACTAGATAGAATAGAGTAAGAAATTTAAAGCTTACCCCAGATGCAAGGAAATTTCCGAGCAGTCATTTTCCTCGGCCTCAGTCTCGGCCTCAGTCTCGTTGGTAGAAGCGGTTTTCGAATCCGAAAAGTACGATCTCTGAAGCGGGCTCGACTCCAAAAGTGGTGTATTATTTCTCTGCTGAAACTCCTCAAGCTAAGgaagataaatataaaacattagTGTCATTCGTTCAATCTCGGAAATCGAAGTTAAACTACGAGCCGAAAACTAGCCTGTTTTCGCAGTGTCTCGTTCTCGGAAATGACTACTTCCCCCTAAGAATGAACAAAATCAGATAGGAAATAGTTAGTAATCAATCACTAAGATCAAGAGAGAAAGTTAGTAACTTATAAGATTGTGTTCATACATGTTCATACAAGTGTAATGCAACAAGCATTTCAGTTCATCCATCAGTCTATATAAACTTACAAATTGTCCCACTACCGTTTTATTCGGCATTATCGAGCTACTTCCCATCGTTCCATACATCATAGTaggtaatagcccaagcccacagctagtagatattgtacgCTTTATCCCGTttcgtatcaccgtcagcctcacaattttaacaCGCGTCtgttggggagaggtttccacacccttataaggaatgcttcgttcccctctccaaccaatgtgggatctcacaatccactccccttgggggcttagcgtcctcgctagcacatcgctcagtgtctggctttaataccatttgtaacagcccaaacacaccgctagcagatattgtccattttggcctgttatgtatcgtcctcaacctcacggttttaaaacacgtctacgaaggagaggtttccacacccttaaaagaaatgcttcattcccctctctaagcaatgtgagatctcacaatccaccccccttgaggcctagcgtcctcgttggcacatcgcctggtgtctagctctgataccatttgtaacagcccaaacccaagtagatattgtccgttatCCCATttcgtatcgccgtcagcctcacaattttaaaacgtgtctgttagagagaggtttccacacccttataaggaatgcttcgttcccctctccaaccaatgtgggatctcacaatccactcctcttgagggcctagcgtcctcgctggcacatcgttcagtgtctgactctgataccatttgtaacagccaaaacccaccgctagcagatattatccgttttggttcattacgtatcgtcattagcctcacagttttaaaacgcatctactagggagagatttccacacctttataaggaatgcttcgttcccctctccaactaatgtgggatctcacaatccactcctcttgggggcctagtgtcctcactagcacatcgctcggtgtctgactctgataccatttgtaacagcccaaacccacagctagcagatattgtccgcttccgcccgttacgtatcgccgtcaacctcacattttaaaacgcgtctactagagagaggtttccacacccatacatagaatgcttcgtttccctctccaaccgacgtgagatctcacagtaatAAAGTTCCTATAAAAACAAGTCACAAACTCGACTTCCAAACCAAAATCTTCAATAGCTTACTTGTGATAATTCAACTTCTTTGGATTCTAAGAAAcatataacaaaaagaaaatttgaaaaaagggATAACTAAGTTACCTGCGACCTACACCTTTGGAGCTGCTCCAAAAGCAATGACTCCTAGGAAAGCAAAACATGTCTCAGCCAAGGCAAGCATACAAGTGTACTTAAATGAACATGTCTATTTGCAAGGTACCTTCTTGTCTTTGATCGATACGATCCCTTCCCGCAATTGATTTTCTAAGTTTTGTAGCTCTCTAAAGCTCAAACTATCCAGTTCTTGCCCTCTCATCTGCCTATAAAATCCAGGAAATGGGAAGCCACATAATAGCCTTTTTAAGTCATATTCTAGATTGTTAAGCAAATAAATTGGTAAAATGAACGGACATAGCTTGTAATAGCCCGAACCCACCGCTAAAAGACATTGTTcactttggcttgttacgtatcgccgtcagtctcacggttttaaaacgtgtttgttagggagaggtttccacacccttataaggaatgttttgttctcctctccaactgatgtgggatctcacaatccacccctcttggtaGCCCAATGTTGTCATTGACATACTACCCGAtgtatggctctgatactatttgtaacagctcaaacccaccgctaacagatatttgtccgctttggcccgttacgtatcgtcgttagcctcacagttttaaaatgcgtttgttagggagaggtttccacagccttataagaaatgtttcattttcctctctaactgatgtgggatctcaaaatccaccccattagtggcccaacgttctcgctgcgatgtatggctctgataccatttgtaacagctcaaacccaccgctaacagatattgtccactttggcccgttatgtatcgccgtcagcctcacggttttaaaacgcgtcgttagggagaggtttccacaaccttataaggaatgttttattctcctctccaaccgatgtgggatctcacagtccactccccttggtggcccagcgttctcattggcacactgcccgatgtatgactctgataccatttgtaacagcccaaacccaccactaacagatattgtccactttggcctattacgtatcgtcgtcagcctcacggttttaaaacgcgcctattagggagaggtttccacacccttataagaaatgcttcattcttctctccaaccgacgtgggatctcacataactTAAGAGACTCTTTCATTTCAGTATATCAACTAAGAACTCTTATGCGAGGTCCCTCGAGAAGAATAGCTgataaacaaacaagaaaactGTCAACTTACATGTACGTTAACTTCAGCTTTACGAACTCGTCTTCGGATGACTTCGCATCAGAATCCGATGGTGGCAGCTATTTTTCAACAGAGAATTTCAGCATaaaaaagacaaagagaagaaaacatagGCCATGAATGTAACGCATTTTACTTGTGTTGGATGGTCCAAAGTCTCTCTTGGAAAATCCAACTCCATGCCCTGTCCTCTGTACCTTGAAAGTGTATGTTCCATGCTTTAAAACATAAAGAGAAAGAACAGTTAATAATTTTCGAAgtgaggaaaacaaaacatgtttctcATTCCAAGAAGACAGGAAGACAGAGAGACAAGACAGCCCCACATTTAAAAGAACATGTCTCCAATAACAAAGGACCAAATCTTACCTTTGTGTGGTTCATCACTGAGAAAAGAACGCTCACTAAAGACCAAAAGATTGAATAATAAAACCCTTCTATTCTTTAAGATAGCGATTCTCCAAAAAGCCCTCATACCAacggagatagtattcctatggagctctcgaacagcctccccttaatcgaggctcgactcctttctctggagtccttgaacaaagtacaccctttgttcaacacttgagtcacttttgactacttcttcgaggctcacaacttctttgttcgacaattggctaagtttaaggcatgactctaataccattttagaaatcacgaacctccacaatggtatgatattgtccactttgagcataaactctcgtgggtTTGCCTTGGGCTTCTCggaaaggcctcataccaatggagatagtattcctcacttataaacccatgatcattccctagcCAATGCGGGACTCTCTTCCAACAATCTTCGAACTCCCATATCGTTAAAATCCCAAAAAGTTTCTACTATTCAGTGATTAATTTACATGGGTAAATAATCAAACACTCAAAACCCTTTAAGAAcataatgaagaacaaaaatctgAAGAGACAAATCCAGTAAAACCCAGAAACATAAATGTTTGATTGTTCTTGTACCTAGTACTGGAGAATTCATAAAGTCTTCCAGTGCTGGAGAAGACAACAATGGCGACCTCAGCATCACAAAGAACCGACAATTCTTTGGCCTTTTTCATCAACCCATTTCGGCGTTTTGAGAATGTAACTTGTCGGCTGTTGATATTCTCAATCTTCTTGATCTCTACTCTGCCTCTTCCCATGTCGGATTTTGGTGTTTTCTATGATGTTGTTGCGGCAAACGgcaatgaaatttgatttgggAAAAGAGGGAATAAttggttaaaaaagaaagggcgTTGGTGTTGGAAGcttgaaaatgaatttggaaatttgggtttttcttattttctttggaGTCCATGAAAGGTAAGTTCCACTAAAATTAGTATGCAAACATAAAGGGGTGCCGATTGCTATTTCTATACGTAGAATTTATCCAATATTGGCATCAACTCGCTGGTTTCTTTGGCCGCGTTTGGAGggatctttttaaattttttttttttttttttacttttttttttctcccgaTTCAAACTTTTGACTTTTAACACAAACCCGTAATGTCTTAaacatctatatatatatatatacacacatgtcggtaaaaataagaatttttttttaatcacgATCCAACCTTTAATCTTTTAATCAATTGAGTCGTGCTTAGATTTGTAAGAACAAGTCTATTTTGTTCAAACATGTTAACATTAAGTTATATTCaaattggaaataaaatttaaacaaacgTGTAATGtcttaaacatatatatatatatatacatgtcggtaagaataatttttttttttaattacgaTCGAACCTTTAACCTTTTAATCAATTGGGTCGTGCTTAGATTTGTAAGAACAAGTGTATTTAGTTCAAACGTGTTAACgttgagctatgttcaaattggaaataaaatttagtataatgttttaaacatttatatatataaactcatGTCGGTAagaataagatttttttttaatcacgATCCAACCTTTAATCTTTTAATCAATTGAGTCGTGCTTAGATTTGTAAGAACAAGTCTATTTTGTTCCAACATGTTAACATTGAGTTATATTCaaattggaaataaaatttaaacaaactGTGTAATgtcttaaatatatatatatatatatatatatatatatacatgtcggtaagaataaatttttttttataattttaatcgaACCTTTAACATTTTAATCAATTGGGTCGTGCTTAGATTTGTAAGAACAAGTGTATTTAGTTCAAACGTGTTAACATTGagctatgttcaaattggaaataaaatttagtgtAATGTCTtaaacatttatatatataaactcatGTCGGTAagaataagattttttttaatcggtAACAACATATGTGACTGAACGATTGAACCCTTAACTTTTTAATCAATTGGGTCCTGCTTAGATTTGTAAGAACAGACTATTTAGTTCAAACGTGTTAACATTGAGCTACGttcaaattagaaataaaatttagacaAACGTGTTATGTCTTACACGTCTAGATATACTCAAATCTATAAgaacaattctttttcttttgttattattgttctttcaAATCGAATACGTATGAGCGATCAAACTTTTGACCTTTTAACCGATGATATGTATTTTAATCAATTGGGTTGTTACGTCTTACTGTAAttctcctaaaaaaaattttttatctaaattagAGACGTCACAACACAACATGCATGTCTAATTTAACGTATAAGGaacttgaaataaaatattacaaatgaAGCTATGGAATtacacatttaatttaaaacaagaaaatagaaataacacagtctcgaacaaagaaaaaaaaaacaaaaaaataaagttctATCAACTACTAAGTGCATACTAGTGCCCTATCTTAACTTCCATGGCCCTTCTAGGGGAACTTTacctttatctgaaaaatataagggTAGCACgtagcttgagtattttaagaaatactcagtaagtcagcTCACTGTTGGAGTTAGTAATGTAATCACACACGTATAATGGTGGGACCTATCCTATATAACAGTTACATGACCTTAGGCTCTCTCCAGATTCAGGTAGGTTGGATGTATGATACTTCCCCAGACATGGCCCATGTAGcatatggacccaccaggcgggATCATATACTTACCCTTTAGGTCTGACTTAGTTGGGCACAACGCACTAATGTGTCACCCGACGCCCACAAAAAAGGAAATGTCCATACTAGCATAACATAACGAGAAAGTATCCCaatgcacatgacatacatagcataacatTAACATCATTCACCTTTTCCTTTCATCCATGACATAgtacatatatgcatcatgtaTACATTTCAGTCATCACATAATCTATCACATAGTTTTACATGGCAATACATAACATGACGTACACAATATTTCATCTCATTTACAACATGATGTAATGGATATCACATGCATGCATATCATAGCATCATATATCATTACATAGAATAcaatcacataacataaataatatggTGCACATGAGCCACGAGGCATGCACCATCATTCATCATTAAATATCTAAGAGTAATGTCACTTACATGATTAGCTTAAGGCTGGTGTCACAATTTTATCCttaataaaagtttgattttatCTGATattcaagtcaacctatgtgagaccatgacatcaatttcaagttcaagCTCCTGCAAATCTAATTCTCTGAATTTTACAATGGTTCATGTGTTAGACTTAATGCGAACCTTAGAAACTTTGTGTTGGGTAGTAAaagttaaaactaaaaaaacaagttcATTTTGTTCAGACGTCTTAACATTgagttatgctcaaattggaaataaattttttttaattattgttattttttagatCAACGTCGTTGTGGGTGAGATTAGAAAcctaaaatatactttttttttcacaacatAAGTTAGGTTTGATTGGATTGGTGACGGTAGAACCTAAATAAAGTTTACAACCTAACTTAACCGAAATTTTTCCAGTTGGATTGAGTTAGGTTGCATTGGATTGTCTTTAATTATCTATCTATAGTACATATTACATTagtaaatataaacaaatttacaggtcataatgcatcactaacatcggttacaaacgttaaatatttttaatctttttacaAGCAtggtagggttgggttgagttgtaactatatt includes these proteins:
- the LOC111804356 gene encoding MADS-box transcription factor 23-like; this encodes MGRGRVEIKKIENINSRQVTFSKRRNGLMKKAKELSVLCDAEVAIVVFSSTGRLYEFSSTSMEHTLSRYRGQGMELDFPRETLDHPTQLPPSDSDAKSSEDEFVKLKLTYMQMRGQELDSLSFRELQNLENQLREGIVSIKDKKESLLLEQLQRCRSQGEVVISENETLRKQLEEFQQRNNTPLLESSPLQRSYFSDSKTASTNETEAETEAEENDCSEISLHLGLSLDGRQNRKRSVEGTSNDTAGS